One Anas platyrhynchos isolate ZD024472 breed Pekin duck chromosome 2, IASCAAS_PekinDuck_T2T, whole genome shotgun sequence DNA segment encodes these proteins:
- the STEAP1 gene encoding STEAP1 protein isoform X2, producing the protein MEPAAGPPLPPPLPSAPAGRCGADLRPPAPARPRRALPVLTQPSRAEPSRAGAPGEAPRRRPGTRRRRCRRAEGVSAMEKREGDSHTIDQNAGQSIAPRRNRGNLSNLNVDMQVTNPPEVAALFNLHQAHHFALVYLPGIIAAGFQLYFGTKYKRFPQWLDRWMLSRKQFGLLSFFFATMHACYSLCYPMRRSYRYKLLNWAFQQVKQKKENAWIEHDVWRMEIYVSLGILGLALLALLAITSIPSVNHSLTWREFHYIQSKMGYVALLLCTVHALVFAWNKWVDVNQFIWYTPPSFMVAVFLPIVVLLCKCILLLPCFRKRIKKIRCGWEDNTQTNQTSMTSRL; encoded by the exons atggAGCCGGCGGCCGGGCCCCCCCTTCCCCCGCCGCTCCCCTCAGCTCCTGCCGGCCGCTGCGGGGCTGACCTGAGGCCGCCCGCCCCGGCGCGGCCGCGCAGGGCTCTCCCCGTCCTAACccagccgagccgagccgagccgagccgagccggggcTCCTGGGGaagccccgcgccgccgcccgggCACAAGAAGGCGCCGCTGCCGGCGGGCTGAG gGAGTTTCTGCAATGGAGAAGAGGGAAGGCGATAGTCATACCATTGATCAGAATGCAGGTCAGAGCATCGCGCCGAGGAGAAACAGAGGAAACCTTAGCAACTTG AATGTGGATATGCAAGTTACCAATCCACCAGAAGTAGCTGCACTTTTTAATTTACATCAAGCACACCATTTTG CACTGGTATATTTACCAGGAATAATAGCGGCTGGTTTCCAGCTGTACTTTGGCACCAAGTACAAAAGATTTCCCCAGTGGTTGGATAGATGGATGTTGTCAAGAAAACAATTTGGACTTCTCAGTTTCTTCTTCGCTACAATGCACGCCTGCTATAGCCTGTGCTATCCAATGAGAAGATCATACAGATACAAGCTGCTCAACTGGGCATTCCAGCAG gtcaaacaaaagaaagaaaatgcttggATTGAACACGATGTTTGGAGAATGGAGATTTATGTGTCCCTAGGAATTCTGGGACTTGCTTTGCTGGCTTTATTGGCAATAACCTCAATCCCATCTGTCAATCATTCGTTGACCTGGAGAGAGTTCCACTACATTCAG agCAAGATGGGATATGTAGCTCTGCTGCTATGCACAGTTCACGCACTGGTGTTTGCTTGGAATAAGTGGGTTGATGTTAACCAATTTATCTGGTACACACCTCCTTCATTTATGGTAGCAGTTTTTCTTCCTATTGTAGTCCTGCTCTGTAAATGCATACTGCTCCTCCCGTGTTTCAGGAAGAGGATAAAAAAGATCAGATGTGGTTGGGAAGACAACACACAAACCAATCAAACCAGCATGACTTCCAGGCTGTAG
- the STEAP1 gene encoding STEAP1 protein isoform X1 — protein MEPAAGPPLPPPLPSAPAGRCGADLRPPAPARPRRALPVLTQPSRAEPSRAGAPGEAPRRRPGTRRRRCRRAEGVSAMEKREGDSHTIDQNAGQSIAPRRNRGNLSNLNVDMQVTNPPEVAALFNLHQAHHFGEFEHSSEQHCKQELFPKWHLPVKIASAISLLTFIYTSLRDVIYPFVTRNENVFYKIPILVINKVLPVVSITLLALVYLPGIIAAGFQLYFGTKYKRFPQWLDRWMLSRKQFGLLSFFFATMHACYSLCYPMRRSYRYKLLNWAFQQVKQKKENAWIEHDVWRMEIYVSLGILGLALLALLAITSIPSVNHSLTWREFHYIQSKMGYVALLLCTVHALVFAWNKWVDVNQFIWYTPPSFMVAVFLPIVVLLCKCILLLPCFRKRIKKIRCGWEDNTQTNQTSMTSRL, from the exons atggAGCCGGCGGCCGGGCCCCCCCTTCCCCCGCCGCTCCCCTCAGCTCCTGCCGGCCGCTGCGGGGCTGACCTGAGGCCGCCCGCCCCGGCGCGGCCGCGCAGGGCTCTCCCCGTCCTAACccagccgagccgagccgagccgagccgagccggggcTCCTGGGGaagccccgcgccgccgcccgggCACAAGAAGGCGCCGCTGCCGGCGGGCTGAG gGAGTTTCTGCAATGGAGAAGAGGGAAGGCGATAGTCATACCATTGATCAGAATGCAGGTCAGAGCATCGCGCCGAGGAGAAACAGAGGAAACCTTAGCAACTTG AATGTGGATATGCAAGTTACCAATCCACCAGAAGTAGCTGCACTTTTTAATTTACATCAAGCACACCATTTTGGTGAGTTTGAACACTCTTCAGAACAGCACTGCAAGCAGGAGCTGTTCCCCAAGTGGCACTTACCAGTGAAGATAGCATCTGCGATCTcattattaacatttatttacacTTCTCTAAGAGATGTCATATATCCTTTTGTtacaagaaatgaaaatgttttctataaAATTCCAATCCTTGTCATAAACAAAGTTTTACCAGTGGTTTCAATTACACTTTTAGCACTGGTATATTTACCAGGAATAATAGCGGCTGGTTTCCAGCTGTACTTTGGCACCAAGTACAAAAGATTTCCCCAGTGGTTGGATAGATGGATGTTGTCAAGAAAACAATTTGGACTTCTCAGTTTCTTCTTCGCTACAATGCACGCCTGCTATAGCCTGTGCTATCCAATGAGAAGATCATACAGATACAAGCTGCTCAACTGGGCATTCCAGCAG gtcaaacaaaagaaagaaaatgcttggATTGAACACGATGTTTGGAGAATGGAGATTTATGTGTCCCTAGGAATTCTGGGACTTGCTTTGCTGGCTTTATTGGCAATAACCTCAATCCCATCTGTCAATCATTCGTTGACCTGGAGAGAGTTCCACTACATTCAG agCAAGATGGGATATGTAGCTCTGCTGCTATGCACAGTTCACGCACTGGTGTTTGCTTGGAATAAGTGGGTTGATGTTAACCAATTTATCTGGTACACACCTCCTTCATTTATGGTAGCAGTTTTTCTTCCTATTGTAGTCCTGCTCTGTAAATGCATACTGCTCCTCCCGTGTTTCAGGAAGAGGATAAAAAAGATCAGATGTGGTTGGGAAGACAACACACAAACCAATCAAACCAGCATGACTTCCAGGCTGTAG
- the STEAP1 gene encoding STEAP1 protein isoform X3, with translation MEKREGDSHTIDQNAGQSIAPRRNRGNLSNLNVDMQVTNPPEVAALFNLHQAHHFGEFEHSSEQHCKQELFPKWHLPVKIASAISLLTFIYTSLRDVIYPFVTRNENVFYKIPILVINKVLPVVSITLLALVYLPGIIAAGFQLYFGTKYKRFPQWLDRWMLSRKQFGLLSFFFATMHACYSLCYPMRRSYRYKLLNWAFQQVKQKKENAWIEHDVWRMEIYVSLGILGLALLALLAITSIPSVNHSLTWREFHYIQSKMGYVALLLCTVHALVFAWNKWVDVNQFIWYTPPSFMVAVFLPIVVLLCKCILLLPCFRKRIKKIRCGWEDNTQTNQTSMTSRL, from the exons ATGGAGAAGAGGGAAGGCGATAGTCATACCATTGATCAGAATGCAGGTCAGAGCATCGCGCCGAGGAGAAACAGAGGAAACCTTAGCAACTTG AATGTGGATATGCAAGTTACCAATCCACCAGAAGTAGCTGCACTTTTTAATTTACATCAAGCACACCATTTTGGTGAGTTTGAACACTCTTCAGAACAGCACTGCAAGCAGGAGCTGTTCCCCAAGTGGCACTTACCAGTGAAGATAGCATCTGCGATCTcattattaacatttatttacacTTCTCTAAGAGATGTCATATATCCTTTTGTtacaagaaatgaaaatgttttctataaAATTCCAATCCTTGTCATAAACAAAGTTTTACCAGTGGTTTCAATTACACTTTTAGCACTGGTATATTTACCAGGAATAATAGCGGCTGGTTTCCAGCTGTACTTTGGCACCAAGTACAAAAGATTTCCCCAGTGGTTGGATAGATGGATGTTGTCAAGAAAACAATTTGGACTTCTCAGTTTCTTCTTCGCTACAATGCACGCCTGCTATAGCCTGTGCTATCCAATGAGAAGATCATACAGATACAAGCTGCTCAACTGGGCATTCCAGCAG gtcaaacaaaagaaagaaaatgcttggATTGAACACGATGTTTGGAGAATGGAGATTTATGTGTCCCTAGGAATTCTGGGACTTGCTTTGCTGGCTTTATTGGCAATAACCTCAATCCCATCTGTCAATCATTCGTTGACCTGGAGAGAGTTCCACTACATTCAG agCAAGATGGGATATGTAGCTCTGCTGCTATGCACAGTTCACGCACTGGTGTTTGCTTGGAATAAGTGGGTTGATGTTAACCAATTTATCTGGTACACACCTCCTTCATTTATGGTAGCAGTTTTTCTTCCTATTGTAGTCCTGCTCTGTAAATGCATACTGCTCCTCCCGTGTTTCAGGAAGAGGATAAAAAAGATCAGATGTGGTTGGGAAGACAACACACAAACCAATCAAACCAGCATGACTTCCAGGCTGTAG